One window from the genome of Echinicola vietnamensis DSM 17526 encodes:
- a CDS encoding DUF779 domain-containing protein — MAYKRIDITKEAEALIDKLRDQHGPLMFHQSGGCCDGSSPMCYSKGEFRTGASDVWMGQIHDCDFYMSKDQFEYWKHTHLTLDVTDGRGASFSLEIPYGKRFLIRSRLLTEDELADLEPVRNGEDV, encoded by the coding sequence ATGGCGTACAAACGAATCGACATAACCAAAGAGGCCGAAGCCCTGATCGACAAGCTCCGAGACCAACACGGCCCGCTGATGTTTCATCAAAGCGGTGGCTGCTGTGACGGCTCCAGCCCCATGTGCTATTCCAAAGGCGAATTCCGCACGGGTGCATCGGATGTCTGGATGGGGCAAATCCACGATTGTGACTTTTACATGTCCAAGGACCAGTTTGAATATTGGAAACATACCCACCTGACACTGGATGTCACCGATGGCCGAGGAGCCAGCTTTTCATTGGAAATTCCCTATGGCAAACGCTTCTTGATCCGCAGCAGATTGCTGACAGAAGATGAACTGGCCGATCTGGAGCCTGTGAGAAACGGGGAAGATGTATAA
- a CDS encoding outer membrane beta-barrel protein codes for MRLWVLNYNVMNSIGKKIGFLGVLVFHVLHFAAAQEKSRIWDNFTFSGYTEVYYASYSDSLEANALQKFATTVPRSKRFGLNIVQIGVHYQDERLRGNLTLHYGDISKAIWDPEFPVLQEANVGVEVVKD; via the coding sequence ATGAGATTGTGGGTTTTGAATTATAATGTTATGAACAGCATTGGAAAGAAAATTGGTTTTTTAGGTGTTTTGGTTTTTCATGTCCTTCACTTTGCTGCAGCACAAGAAAAGAGCCGTATTTGGGATAATTTCACCTTCTCGGGCTACACTGAAGTGTATTATGCATCCTATTCCGATTCTTTGGAGGCAAATGCCCTCCAAAAATTTGCCACGACTGTACCGCGAAGCAAGCGGTTTGGCCTAAACATCGTCCAAATTGGAGTCCACTATCAGGACGAACGGCTGCGCGGTAATCTCACGTTACACTACGGGGACATTTCCAAGGCTATCTGGGATCCTGAATTTCCCGTGCTACAAGAGGCAAATGTAGGGGTGGAGGTCGTCAAGGATTGA
- a CDS encoding glycoside hydrolase family 2 TIM barrel-domain containing protein, with the protein MQFKKLWMTGALVAALGGLLHAQSQNEWEDPTAVDRNKEAARAYFITYPSEEKALLGNRTTNESFKTLDGLWKFSLVKRPQDRPTDFFEPTFKDEDWDDITVPSNWELEGYDMPVYTNVAYPFPADPPLVDNQYNPVGTYRRTFSIPSQWDNQEVILHFGSISGYATVYVNGEEVGMTKAAKTPAEFVITDYLKTGENTLAVQVFRWHDGSYLEDQDFWRLSGIERSVFLQAVPKLTIWDFFVKSGLDDRYKNGVLEAAIQLRAFEGSDVQGGELSFELQDEDGKQVYSDTKAVSNGDQEVKFSKTIGNVNKWSAEEPYLYQYTISLKDSRGRTLAAVSKKTGFRKVEIKDAQLMVNGQSVLVKGVNRHEHHGVKGHVPDEEIMLRDIQLMKQNNINAVRMSHYPHSPRWYELCDEYGLYVVDEANIETHGMGAEWQGRFKKDRHPAYLEAWAPAHLDRIHRLVERDKNHPSIIIWSMGNECGNGPVFYEAYNWMKERDDSRLVQFEQAGENEDTDIVCPMYPSIRHMQEYADATDKTRPFIMCEYAHSMGNSTGNFQEYWDIILDSPHMQGGFIWDWVDQGLLAKDDNGKEFWAYGGDLGGYFFQNDENFCANGLVTADRKPHPALHEVKKVYQDILFDYSPEKGLHVQNLFDFTNLDQYAFKWEWVEEGEVVKTGDFDVDLSADEEKYVQLNLPSVGDAETFLNVYAYTKNTEALVPAGHEVAREQFALNEGYYFDHLEAVTGNLQVEQTEDLLTFATDKVTGAFDLKRGNFRKYTLKDGEPWMVRSLPSPYFWRAPIDNDFGNHMPSRLGVWRSAHLGQKVLDVQVGEKSDEGIQITVNYELTNINVPYTVTYQIQSDGAVKVTAAMDLEGRDLPELPRYGMRMELPGQYGNLAYYGRGPWENYSDRKHSSFIGQYNDQVENQFYWDYVRPQESGNKTDVRWLTLRNDKGQGIQIQGIQPLSFSALDVSVEDLDPGLTKKQQHPTDIKPKNTVYLHIDWKQRGLGGDTSWGAYPHKPYRLEDDHYEYSYVIRLVE; encoded by the coding sequence ATGCAATTCAAAAAGCTATGGATGACTGGTGCTTTGGTGGCTGCCTTGGGAGGCTTGCTGCATGCCCAGTCCCAAAACGAATGGGAAGACCCTACGGCCGTTGACCGAAATAAGGAAGCTGCGAGGGCATATTTTATCACGTATCCTTCAGAGGAAAAAGCCCTCCTAGGAAATAGGACGACGAACGAATCTTTCAAGACCTTGGATGGTCTGTGGAAGTTTTCGTTGGTCAAGCGGCCACAGGATCGCCCAACGGACTTCTTTGAGCCGACTTTCAAGGATGAGGATTGGGATGATATCACGGTGCCCTCCAATTGGGAACTGGAAGGGTACGATATGCCCGTCTATACCAATGTGGCCTATCCTTTCCCCGCCGATCCTCCTTTAGTGGATAATCAGTACAATCCCGTAGGCACCTACAGAAGAACCTTTTCCATTCCTTCTCAATGGGATAATCAGGAGGTGATTTTGCACTTTGGATCCATTTCGGGCTATGCCACCGTTTATGTCAATGGGGAGGAAGTCGGAATGACCAAAGCCGCCAAAACTCCCGCGGAATTCGTCATTACGGACTATTTAAAGACCGGAGAAAATACGTTGGCGGTACAGGTTTTTCGTTGGCATGATGGGAGCTACCTGGAGGATCAGGATTTTTGGCGCTTGAGCGGTATTGAGCGGAGTGTGTTTTTGCAGGCCGTGCCGAAATTGACCATTTGGGATTTCTTTGTAAAAAGTGGTTTGGATGACAGGTATAAAAATGGCGTGCTGGAAGCAGCCATTCAGTTGAGGGCCTTTGAGGGAAGTGATGTGCAGGGAGGAGAGCTGTCTTTCGAGCTACAGGACGAGGATGGAAAGCAAGTGTACAGTGATACCAAGGCCGTCAGCAATGGTGATCAGGAAGTGAAGTTTTCCAAAACTATTGGAAACGTAAATAAGTGGAGCGCCGAGGAGCCATATCTTTACCAATATACCATCAGCCTAAAGGACTCAAGAGGCAGGACGTTGGCAGCGGTCAGTAAGAAAACCGGTTTCCGCAAGGTAGAAATCAAAGATGCCCAGCTCATGGTCAATGGCCAATCGGTTTTGGTAAAGGGCGTCAACCGCCACGAGCATCATGGGGTGAAAGGCCACGTGCCCGACGAGGAGATCATGCTCAGGGACATCCAGCTGATGAAGCAAAACAACATTAATGCCGTGCGGATGAGCCACTACCCTCATTCCCCACGATGGTATGAACTCTGTGATGAATATGGTCTTTATGTGGTGGATGAAGCCAATATTGAAACCCATGGGATGGGGGCCGAATGGCAAGGAAGGTTTAAAAAAGACCGGCATCCAGCGTACCTTGAAGCGTGGGCTCCTGCGCATTTGGATCGGATCCATCGGTTGGTGGAGCGCGATAAAAACCACCCGTCTATCATCATTTGGTCGATGGGGAACGAATGCGGTAACGGACCGGTATTCTACGAGGCGTACAATTGGATGAAGGAGCGTGATGATTCTCGTTTGGTGCAGTTTGAGCAGGCAGGAGAAAATGAAGACACGGATATCGTCTGCCCGATGTATCCTAGTATCAGACACATGCAGGAATACGCAGATGCCACGGACAAGACCCGTCCTTTTATCATGTGTGAGTATGCACATTCCATGGGCAATAGCACTGGGAATTTCCAAGAATACTGGGACATCATCTTGGACAGTCCTCACATGCAGGGAGGTTTTATCTGGGATTGGGTCGACCAAGGCCTGCTGGCCAAGGATGATAATGGAAAGGAATTTTGGGCTTACGGGGGAGACCTTGGCGGATATTTCTTCCAAAATGATGAAAACTTCTGTGCCAATGGGCTGGTGACCGCTGATCGGAAACCACACCCGGCGTTGCACGAAGTGAAAAAAGTATACCAAGATATCCTATTCGATTATTCTCCCGAGAAGGGATTGCACGTGCAAAACCTGTTTGACTTTACCAATTTGGATCAATATGCTTTCAAGTGGGAATGGGTCGAAGAGGGCGAAGTGGTCAAGACGGGAGATTTCGATGTCGATTTGTCGGCCGATGAAGAAAAATATGTGCAATTGAACTTGCCTTCAGTGGGAGATGCAGAAACCTTTTTAAATGTTTATGCCTACACCAAAAACACCGAAGCATTGGTGCCTGCTGGCCATGAGGTAGCCAGAGAGCAGTTTGCGTTGAATGAGGGCTACTATTTTGACCATTTGGAAGCGGTCACCGGAAACCTTCAGGTGGAGCAAACGGAAGATTTGCTGACGTTTGCTACGGACAAAGTAACCGGAGCATTTGATCTAAAACGGGGCAATTTTAGAAAATACACCTTAAAGGATGGAGAACCTTGGATGGTACGTTCATTGCCCTCTCCTTACTTTTGGAGAGCGCCGATCGACAATGATTTTGGTAACCATATGCCATCCCGGTTAGGGGTATGGCGTTCCGCACATTTAGGGCAGAAAGTGTTGGATGTGCAAGTGGGAGAAAAGAGCGATGAGGGCATACAGATTACGGTAAATTACGAATTGACCAATATCAACGTTCCGTACACTGTCACCTACCAGATCCAGTCTGATGGCGCTGTGAAAGTAACGGCAGCCATGGACTTGGAAGGCAGGGATTTACCTGAGCTTCCCCGCTACGGCATGCGCATGGAGTTGCCGGGGCAATATGGAAATCTTGCCTATTATGGCAGGGGACCTTGGGAAAATTACAGCGACAGAAAGCATTCTTCCTTTATCGGGCAGTACAACGACCAAGTGGAAAATCAATTTTACTGGGATTATGTCCGGCCACAGGAGTCCGGAAACAAAACCGATGTAAGGTGGCTTACGCTGCGAAACGATAAGGGCCAAGGTATCCAAATTCAGGGAATACAGCCCTTGAGCTTCAGTGCGCTGGATGTGTCGGTAGAGGACCTTGATCCGGGCTTGACCAAAAAGCAGCAGCATCCTACAGACATTAAGCCTAAAAACACCGTTTACCTCCATATCGATTGGAAGCAACGTGGATTAGGAGGCGATACAAGCTGGGGTGCTTATCCGCACAAGCCGTATCGATTGGAAGATGATCATTACGAATACAGTTATGTGATCCGGTTGGTGGAATAA
- a CDS encoding family 43 glycosylhydrolase, whose product MKFLSNLTSLILSVGLLAACGGPSQVPEAYLFAYFTGNGPGQEAVHFALSKDGFDYRALNNNRPVISADSISKRGGVRDPHILRGEDGTFYMVLTDLYVPEDGWTNQGMVFLKSDDLVHWTHQTVFIPELFPEEFGDVTRVWAPQTIYDAEKEKYMVYFSMKQGDAPDIIYYAYANDDFTSLETLPQQLFFHPENKSCIDGDIVEKDGQYHLFFKTEGHGNGLKKAVASSLTGDYVMQDEYLQQTKEAVEGSGIFKLNESDKYILMYDVYMKGSYQFTESTDLEHFEVIDDQVNMNFHPRHGVVLPITLEEAKRLENAFGLDEQNWIVGTNDEQVYAHNVMVDEQKGTIYLPVKKATDLNALDPEFSLMVGYSLSPSGMQDFSQGPVTYTLSKPDGSTQEFQVEARKDNNPALKGYYADPEIIYSQQTGKFHLYPTSDGFDSWSGTYFKSFSSENLTDWQDDGVILDLHKDVEWANRNAWAPCAIEKKIDGKYQYFYYFTAAQKIGVAVADHPAGPFKDSGKALVDFKPSGTNRGQEIDPDVFHDPVSGKDFFYWGNGYLAAVPLNEDMVSFDQRKVKLLTPEDGTFREGTEVFFRDGKYYFLWSENDTRDEDYRVRYAFADSPMGPLTIPEDNLVIAKAPEKGIYGTGHNSIIQIPGKDEWYIVYHRFTRPHGIAMGRAAGFHREVCIDPLTFDEEGNIIRVEPTVEGIQASE is encoded by the coding sequence ATGAAATTCTTAAGTAACCTAACCAGTCTCATACTTAGTGTTGGGCTCCTCGCCGCTTGTGGCGGGCCTTCGCAAGTCCCTGAAGCCTATTTGTTTGCCTATTTTACCGGGAATGGTCCCGGTCAGGAAGCTGTTCATTTTGCCTTGAGCAAAGACGGCTTTGATTATCGCGCCTTGAACAATAACCGACCTGTTATCAGTGCAGATTCGATCAGTAAACGGGGCGGAGTAAGGGATCCACACATCCTTCGGGGAGAGGATGGGACTTTTTACATGGTACTCACTGACCTGTATGTGCCAGAAGACGGCTGGACCAATCAGGGAATGGTGTTTTTGAAATCCGATGATTTGGTCCACTGGACGCACCAAACGGTATTTATCCCTGAGCTATTTCCGGAAGAGTTTGGCGATGTGACCAGGGTGTGGGCGCCGCAGACTATCTATGATGCGGAGAAGGAAAAATACATGGTTTATTTCTCCATGAAGCAAGGCGATGCGCCAGACATTATTTATTATGCTTATGCCAATGATGATTTTACCAGTTTGGAAACCCTTCCACAGCAGCTTTTCTTCCATCCGGAAAACAAATCATGTATTGACGGGGACATTGTGGAAAAAGACGGTCAGTACCATTTGTTTTTCAAAACAGAAGGTCACGGCAATGGTCTTAAAAAGGCAGTAGCGAGCAGCCTGACCGGTGATTATGTGATGCAGGATGAGTACCTGCAACAAACCAAAGAAGCTGTAGAAGGCTCCGGCATCTTTAAGCTGAACGAAAGCGATAAGTACATCTTGATGTATGATGTTTATATGAAGGGTTCCTATCAGTTCACTGAAAGTACCGATCTGGAGCATTTTGAGGTGATTGATGACCAAGTGAACATGAACTTTCATCCCCGCCATGGTGTGGTCCTGCCCATTACCCTGGAAGAGGCCAAGCGGTTGGAAAATGCCTTTGGCCTGGATGAGCAAAACTGGATTGTCGGGACGAATGACGAGCAGGTTTATGCCCATAACGTGATGGTGGACGAACAAAAAGGGACCATCTACCTGCCGGTCAAAAAAGCAACAGACCTGAATGCATTGGATCCTGAGTTTTCACTGATGGTGGGGTATTCCCTTTCTCCTTCAGGAATGCAGGATTTTAGCCAAGGCCCGGTGACCTACACCCTTTCCAAACCTGATGGAAGCACCCAGGAATTTCAGGTGGAAGCCAGAAAGGACAATAATCCTGCACTGAAAGGATACTATGCCGATCCAGAAATTATCTATTCCCAACAAACAGGGAAGTTTCACCTTTATCCCACCAGTGATGGTTTTGATTCCTGGTCGGGAACTTATTTTAAATCTTTTTCTTCCGAAAACCTGACCGACTGGCAGGATGATGGGGTGATCCTTGACCTGCACAAGGACGTGGAATGGGCCAATCGCAACGCTTGGGCACCTTGTGCCATCGAGAAGAAAATTGATGGAAAATACCAATATTTCTACTACTTCACCGCGGCGCAAAAAATAGGAGTGGCCGTGGCAGATCATCCCGCGGGTCCTTTTAAGGATTCCGGAAAGGCCCTGGTGGATTTCAAGCCATCAGGAACCAATAGAGGGCAGGAAATCGATCCTGACGTCTTCCATGATCCTGTCAGCGGCAAGGATTTCTTTTATTGGGGAAATGGCTATCTGGCTGCGGTGCCCTTAAATGAGGATATGGTCAGCTTTGACCAGCGAAAGGTCAAGTTGCTGACACCTGAAGATGGTACCTTCCGCGAAGGCACAGAGGTTTTCTTTCGGGATGGTAAATACTATTTTCTATGGTCGGAAAATGATACGCGTGACGAGGACTATCGTGTAAGGTATGCCTTTGCCGATTCCCCCATGGGGCCATTGACCATTCCGGAGGATAATTTGGTGATTGCCAAGGCTCCCGAAAAGGGGATTTATGGGACAGGCCATAATTCCATCATTCAAATTCCCGGTAAAGATGAATGGTACATCGTGTATCACCGGTTTACGCGACCTCATGGCATCGCCATGGGAAGAGCGGCGGGCTTCCACAGGGAAGTTTGTATTGATCCTTTGACCTTTGATGAGGAAGGAAATATCATTCGTGTGGAGCCTACAGTGGAGGGGATCCAGGCTAGTGAGTAA
- a CDS encoding glycoside hydrolase family 88 protein — protein MKKRWYFLALMAGLMATGCGNGKAENEEAKTAAPAENGLAKQISSTLDRAAEQYKYMMTRLPEGEFPKTYHPDTDTFEGSGSGWWCSGFYPGTLLYLDEYHPDETLHNEAMRSLELLKKEQHNTSTHDLGFMMYCSFGNAFRMDPEPEYKEVLIQSAKSLSTRFSEKVGAIKSWDSRKGDFLVIIDNMMNLELLFWATAATGDSTYYDIAIKHADTTIANHFREDNSSYHVINYHPETGEVQRKRTAQGYADESAWARGQAWGLYGYTVMYRVTKDQKYLDQAVAIAEFVLNHPNLPEDKIPYWDFDAPNIPNELRDSSAGAIMASALLELSQYVDAEKGKSYYEDAATMLKTLTTDEYIAEKGTNGGFLLKHGVGHIPENSEVDVPLTYGDYYLVEAMLRYLD, from the coding sequence ATGAAAAAGCGATGGTATTTTCTTGCCTTGATGGCTGGATTAATGGCAACTGGCTGCGGTAATGGAAAAGCTGAAAATGAAGAGGCAAAAACGGCTGCCCCTGCAGAAAATGGTTTGGCTAAGCAAATCAGCAGTACCTTGGATCGGGCTGCCGAGCAGTATAAGTATATGATGACCCGATTACCAGAGGGCGAATTTCCAAAGACCTATCATCCGGACACGGATACCTTTGAAGGCAGCGGATCCGGGTGGTGGTGCAGCGGTTTTTACCCCGGAACATTACTTTACCTGGATGAATATCACCCTGACGAAACCCTGCACAACGAGGCCATGAGGTCGTTGGAATTGCTCAAAAAAGAGCAGCACAACACTTCGACGCACGATTTGGGTTTTATGATGTATTGTAGTTTTGGCAATGCCTTCCGAATGGACCCTGAGCCGGAATACAAAGAGGTGCTGATCCAAAGTGCCAAATCCCTGTCCACAAGGTTTAGTGAAAAAGTCGGAGCCATTAAATCCTGGGATTCCAGAAAAGGGGATTTTTTGGTGATCATTGACAATATGATGAATTTAGAATTGCTTTTTTGGGCCACTGCAGCCACAGGCGATTCCACTTACTATGACATCGCGATCAAGCATGCCGATACGACCATCGCCAATCACTTTCGGGAAGACAACAGCTCCTATCACGTCATCAACTATCACCCTGAGACCGGAGAAGTCCAGCGGAAACGTACCGCACAAGGCTATGCAGATGAGTCCGCTTGGGCTAGAGGACAAGCTTGGGGGCTTTATGGCTATACCGTCATGTACCGCGTGACCAAGGATCAGAAATACCTTGACCAAGCGGTTGCGATAGCGGAATTTGTGCTCAATCATCCGAATCTTCCTGAAGATAAAATCCCATATTGGGACTTTGATGCTCCCAATATCCCGAATGAGTTGAGGGATTCCTCCGCCGGAGCAATTATGGCTTCCGCACTTTTGGAGCTTTCGCAGTATGTGGATGCAGAAAAAGGAAAAAGCTATTATGAAGATGCAGCGACCATGTTGAAAACATTGACAACAGATGAATACATTGCTGAGAAGGGCACCAATGGTGGGTTCCTGCTCAAACATGGCGTCGGTCATATTCCTGAAAATTCTGAAGTAGATGTGCCGTTGACCTATGGTGATTATTATCTGGTTGAGGCGATGTTACGGTATCTGGACTGA
- a CDS encoding BNR repeat-containing protein — translation MRLSKTLIGLLMGVLFAGCAGTKPLGESVTVSEVGEGWANNSVNAVIFRRNSVTTFKDTQFTAYYDPESRLVLAKRKLGEQDWEVYQTRYTGNTADAHNTISIAVDGEGYLHVSWDHHNNPLRYAKSKAPLGLELGEMQPMTGQLEQDVTYPEFHNLPNGDLLFLYRSGVSGRGNLVLNRYDAKTGKWQQVHRNLIDGEGARNAYWQACVDAKGTVHLSWVWRETYDVSTNHDMAYARSTDGGKTWEKSTGEAYTLPINLARAEYAWKIPQNSSLINQTAITADENGLPYIATYWNDGGVTQYQIVYRANGAWKKSTPGFRESAFVLGGGGTKRIPISRPQVLVNAKGGKTALYLIFNDEERDHKASMAYTPDLGNQPWEIQDLTQQSVGQWEPSYDIELWKAQRKFHLFVQKVEQIDGEGLAEGKTSPVKILEVK, via the coding sequence ATGAGGCTATCGAAAACCCTGATTGGGTTGCTTATGGGGGTGCTTTTCGCGGGTTGTGCAGGAACCAAACCGCTTGGCGAATCGGTCACGGTAAGCGAAGTGGGCGAAGGCTGGGCCAATAATTCCGTGAATGCCGTGATTTTCAGGCGAAATTCCGTAACCACCTTTAAGGATACCCAGTTTACGGCCTACTATGATCCCGAGAGCCGTTTGGTTTTGGCCAAGCGGAAATTGGGCGAGCAAGATTGGGAGGTTTACCAAACTCGCTATACCGGCAATACAGCAGATGCCCACAACACCATCAGTATCGCAGTGGATGGGGAAGGGTATCTTCATGTGAGTTGGGACCATCACAATAATCCACTTCGCTATGCCAAAAGTAAAGCGCCACTGGGACTGGAGCTGGGAGAGATGCAGCCCATGACAGGGCAATTGGAGCAGGATGTCACCTATCCGGAATTCCATAATTTGCCGAATGGCGATTTACTCTTTTTATACCGCTCTGGAGTGTCTGGCAGGGGAAACCTGGTCCTTAACCGCTATGATGCCAAGACTGGCAAATGGCAGCAAGTGCACCGCAATTTGATTGATGGAGAAGGAGCGCGGAATGCCTATTGGCAGGCGTGTGTAGACGCAAAAGGCACCGTGCATTTGTCCTGGGTATGGCGGGAGACCTATGATGTCAGCACCAATCATGACATGGCCTATGCCCGGTCCACTGATGGAGGAAAAACTTGGGAGAAATCCACAGGGGAAGCCTATACCCTTCCCATTAATTTGGCACGTGCAGAGTATGCCTGGAAAATCCCCCAAAACAGCAGCTTGATCAATCAAACGGCCATCACGGCCGATGAAAATGGCCTTCCCTATATTGCTACTTATTGGAATGACGGTGGAGTGACCCAATATCAGATCGTTTATCGAGCGAATGGAGCATGGAAGAAAAGCACGCCCGGTTTTCGAGAAAGTGCATTTGTACTGGGCGGTGGCGGAACGAAGCGAATCCCCATATCCCGACCACAGGTTCTGGTAAATGCAAAGGGAGGCAAAACAGCCCTTTACCTTATTTTTAACGACGAAGAACGCGACCATAAGGCTTCCATGGCCTATACACCTGATCTTGGCAACCAGCCTTGGGAGATCCAGGACCTGACCCAGCAAAGTGTAGGGCAGTGGGAACCGAGTTATGATATTGAACTATGGAAGGCCCAGCGGAAATTCCATTTGTTTGTCCAAAAAGTAGAACAAATCGACGGGGAAGGCCTGGCAGAGGGCAAGACCAGTCCGGTGAAGATTTTGGAAGTAAAGTAG
- a CDS encoding DUF2264 domain-containing protein: protein MKFTNKIGVGILTFMLLASQVASAQGSHEEVTGKESRAYYVEVLTKIADPVLVALSENKLKATMPVEKTTDAYGGREEVTYLEAFGRLLSGMAPWLELGPDETAEGQLREKYILLARKAIHNATDPESPDFMNFTQHGQPLVDAAFFAQGLLRAPEQLWEPLSAETKANVIAALKSSRVISPYYSNWLLFTGMVEAALLKFDGEADMVRLAYPLNKHKEWYLGDGMYGDGPEFHFDYYNSFVIQPMLLDITKVLKEKETFMGRDFDLFLKRAQRYAAIQERLIGPEGTYPIIGRSMAYRFGAFQALSQIALWQALPEKVNPSQVRGALEAVIRKHLEADDMFDENGWLTLGFYGRQPEVAEPYISTGSLYLCAEVFLVLGLPEEAPFWSDAAAPWTQKRIWSGGDATRDKAEK, encoded by the coding sequence ATGAAGTTTACTAACAAAATTGGTGTAGGGATATTGACGTTTATGCTACTTGCTTCCCAGGTTGCCTCCGCGCAAGGAAGTCATGAAGAGGTAACCGGGAAGGAGTCCCGGGCCTATTACGTAGAAGTATTGACCAAAATTGCCGATCCGGTATTGGTCGCCTTGAGCGAGAATAAGCTGAAGGCCACGATGCCTGTAGAAAAGACCACCGATGCCTATGGCGGCAGGGAAGAAGTAACTTATCTGGAAGCTTTTGGCCGGTTGCTTTCTGGCATGGCGCCATGGTTGGAGCTGGGGCCTGACGAGACTGCCGAGGGGCAGCTGCGTGAAAAGTATATCCTTTTGGCCAGAAAGGCGATCCATAACGCCACGGATCCGGAGAGTCCGGATTTTATGAATTTCACCCAGCACGGGCAGCCATTGGTGGATGCAGCGTTTTTTGCCCAAGGGCTTCTCAGGGCTCCAGAGCAGCTGTGGGAGCCTCTTTCAGCAGAGACCAAAGCCAATGTCATCGCCGCCTTGAAGTCCTCAAGGGTGATCTCACCCTATTACAGCAATTGGTTGTTGTTTACGGGCATGGTAGAAGCCGCCTTGCTGAAATTTGATGGCGAAGCCGATATGGTTCGCCTTGCTTATCCGCTGAATAAGCACAAGGAATGGTACTTGGGCGATGGCATGTATGGCGACGGTCCGGAATTCCACTTTGATTATTACAACAGCTTTGTGATTCAGCCGATGTTATTGGATATCACCAAAGTGCTCAAGGAGAAAGAAACTTTTATGGGCCGTGATTTTGACCTGTTCTTGAAAAGGGCCCAGCGATATGCGGCCATCCAAGAAAGGCTGATCGGACCGGAAGGTACCTACCCGATTATCGGAAGATCCATGGCGTATCGATTTGGAGCATTCCAAGCGCTCAGCCAGATCGCCCTTTGGCAAGCGCTTCCTGAGAAGGTAAATCCATCCCAAGTGAGAGGGGCTTTGGAAGCGGTGATCCGCAAGCACCTGGAAGCCGACGATATGTTTGACGAAAATGGGTGGTTGACATTGGGTTTTTATGGTCGCCAGCCGGAGGTAGCGGAACCTTATATTTCCACGGGAAGCCTTTACCTCTGTGCCGAAGTATTTCTTGTGCTAGGACTTCCCGAGGAAGCACCATTCTGGTCGGATGCCGCAGCACCGTGGACACAAAAGCGCATTTGGAGTGGCGGTGATGCTACCAGAGATAAGGCCGAGAAGTAA
- a CDS encoding glycoside hydrolase family 16 protein: protein MKQDIFLLAGLFFIVLSCIVTVSSAQDVAWEIANKYPGYTLVWSEEFNAEGKVNEAFWSFEQGFVRNHEKQYYQKANASVKHGRLVIEGRREEMPNERYEEGSGDWRRSQKVAEYTSASINTRGKKAFQYGIIEVKAKIDTAKGMWPAIWTLGTDQPWPSCGEVDIMEFYRVDDQPTILANAAWKREGGQWEAQWDEQKVPFSDFTAQQASWPDQFHVWKMEWTDEHIKLYLDEQLLNEIDLAKTTNPDGFNPFHQPHYILLNLAIGANGGDPSGTAFPRSYEVDYVRVYQEK, encoded by the coding sequence ATGAAGCAAGATATATTCCTTTTAGCAGGGCTGTTTTTCATCGTCTTGAGCTGTATTGTGACCGTATCAAGTGCGCAGGATGTAGCGTGGGAAATTGCCAATAAATATCCCGGTTATACCTTGGTGTGGAGTGAGGAATTTAATGCGGAAGGGAAGGTGAATGAAGCTTTTTGGTCCTTTGAGCAAGGATTTGTCCGCAATCATGAAAAACAATATTATCAAAAAGCCAATGCTTCTGTAAAGCATGGACGCTTGGTCATCGAGGGAAGACGGGAGGAAATGCCGAATGAGCGGTATGAGGAAGGCAGTGGGGATTGGAGGCGGAGCCAAAAGGTGGCCGAATACACTTCTGCCAGCATCAATACCCGTGGCAAGAAAGCTTTTCAGTATGGCATCATTGAAGTCAAGGCCAAGATAGATACCGCCAAAGGGATGTGGCCAGCGATATGGACCTTGGGCACCGACCAGCCTTGGCCCTCTTGTGGAGAAGTAGATATTATGGAATTTTATCGGGTGGACGATCAGCCTACCATTTTGGCCAATGCCGCATGGAAAAGGGAAGGAGGCCAGTGGGAAGCCCAGTGGGATGAGCAAAAGGTGCCTTTTTCCGACTTCACCGCACAGCAGGCCTCTTGGCCGGACCAGTTTCATGTATGGAAAATGGAATGGACCGATGAGCACATCAAGCTCTACCTGGACGAGCAGCTTCTGAATGAAATTGATCTTGCCAAAACCACAAATCCAGACGGTTTCAACCCCTTCCATCAGCCCCATTATATTCTGTTGAATTTGGCGATAGGGGCTAATGGCGGAGATCCTTCTGGTACAGCTTTCCCGAGATCATATGAGGTGGATTATGTACGGGTATATCAGGAAAAGTGA